In the Lepus europaeus isolate LE1 chromosome 10, mLepTim1.pri, whole genome shotgun sequence genome, tttgccttcccaggcactttagcaggaagctggatggcaagcagggtagccaggacttgaattggcactccagtgtaggatgccagcatagctgggggtggcttaacttgctgtgccacacgcTAGCCTGACACAGCCCTTCCTTCTAATAGCACATGTACATGGGAACCTGTGGTATCCTCCTGGATGGCTAAGGAAAACTATTTATTGCCATTGTGGTATTCTTATAAGGTATTGTAGATTCGCTTTTTGACCCCAGTTCTTCACCTCGACTGGAATCCACACGTTTGCCAAGGTCCCATTCTGGGAGACCTTGACTTTGTCTTGCTGTCCCTTAACTTTGGTCTTAGCCTGGGCCTTGCTTTGGCCAGTGATGTAGGCACAGAAGTGACAGTATCTCAGTTCTAAGCACAGGCTTTAAAAGGTGATGCATGTTTTCACTTCACCTTTTGTGCCTGGGCTGTCACCACGAGAAGAACATGTCCCAGGTCCAAATGTCCTCCTGAGGGGAGCTACATGGGGCAGAGGCATCCCAGGTGACCTGCAGATTTGCAGAGAGAACTTCAGCTGCCCCAGCCGTTCCGGCTTCAAGAGCAGCATTTGAACCAAACCCCAGCAACCTGCTGACAGGTGAGTGATAATAAAGGATTGCTGTTGTAATTGGGGTTTTAGAGAGGAATGTTACTTAGTAATGGCTAACACACAcatgaagccagcagctaggcctagcattttaaaatgagcaaacacaaaaaatataataatgaggAAAATCTCCTTTCTGGCATGGAATAAGACTGTTGTATCCAAGAAAAATTCATGATGTAAACCAAATGTCATCAAGCTTTCTGTACAGACTCAGATGGTATATTCTTAGAGTTGTGTCTATGAACTGCATTAAGTCTGTTCTCTCTATGTtaataaaaaaggtaaataaaaagaagcagaTAGTAAATATAGTCTATACACCATGCAGTCTCCACAACTACTCAACTCCTCAGCTGTAGCACAGCAGCAGACACAAACGTGCGTGGCTGTATTGCAATACGTCACAGGTGCAGAAATTTGAATTCCATATAATCGTCACATATCATTAAGTATTATCACTTTTATTTCTTccaactatttaaaaatgtaaaaaaccgTCCTTAACTGGTAAGCCATATAAAAGCAGGTGTCAGGCTGGCTGCAGACTGGCAAACATAAAGGAGTCAATAATGCCAAATGAAGTCAGGAACACGGACACAGGAAAATGCATGCACTGTGGGTGGGAGTACAGCCCAATGCCTTGAGTATGAGGCCCGGGAAGGTTCAAGACCCAGGGTTTCCAGGACGCCTGTGAGGGCTGGAGGCTCTAATATGAAACAAGAACAATTCTGATAAACTTGCCATAAAGAATTAacccaggggcgggcgctgtggcacagcaggttgacgccctggcctaaagcacccgcatccgatatgggcaccggttcaagacccggctgttccacttctgatccagctctctgctttagcctgggaaagcagtagaagatggcccaagtccttgggtccctacacccgcgtgggagacctggaagaagctcctggctactggctcctggcttcggattggcacagctctggccgttgcggctaactggggagtgaaccagaggatggaagactctccctgcctctctctatgtgtaactctgcctttcaaataaataaataaatctaaaaaaaaaaaaaaaaaaaaagaggggctggtgctgtggcgcagcaggttaaagtcctggcctgaagtgccagcatcccatgtgggcaccggttctagtcccggctgctcctcttctgatccagctctcggctgtggcctgggaaagcagtggaagatggctcaagttcttgggcccctgcacccacgtggaagactcagaagaagctcctggcttcagatcagcacagctccggctgttacagccatctgggggatggaagacctctctgtctctacctctctctgtaactctgtctttcaaataaacaaaataaaataataataacaaaagacTACGTCAtatacttaaaaaacaaaaagaattaacccaaccacctgcaacacagagcgaaaatgaaggaagaaatgCTCCCTCGATAAAGGACTTGCTTCTGAGTGGGCTTGCTGCTAGTGACGAGATCAGCCCCCTGCACTGGAACCTATTTCCTCTTCCTCAAGAAAGGGATGCTCAGAGGGAACCGAGGACCTATTTGAGTTTACAAGGCCCAAGGCAAGAGCAAACGACACAACAGTGCCTTGAGTGTCTTGAGAGAAGGGAGCCACTCGTGGGGGCACCGTCCTTACAGAAGCCCTGGTAGGGAAGACGCTTCCTTTATACAGCCAGAGGCCCCTCATGGCTCAGTTGAAACTTTTTTATGTAAAAAGATTTGAGATCCATGCTCAGTTTTttcaataatatgcatttccatgaacttgtcaACATACCTTTGCATGATAATATTACTGATCTCTTGAGTCCTCTATGAAGATTAAATTAGGTAATAATTGCACAGGACACAGAACAGAGCCTAGTGTAGAGGGAAGCCCCTGGTGGCTTGGAGAAGACATTATTTACCATGAATTCCACCTCCGTGACTTCTTGGACTATTTGCCTGCTGTCTGTCAGCCGCTCTCATCCTGAAGCTTTCCTGGCTCTCCTCCACTCTACAGTCGACGCTCAACAAAAGCAGCATGAGGACCGTGACTGAGAACTCTCTGCTCAGTGGACTTTTTCCAATTAAATTAAAACGTGTCAAAATGTCATGGCTCAAGTCTAAAGCCCAGAAGGCTTACCCAGCACCCAAGctcaaggccagctctctcctgtgtaaCCGGATTCTGTTTGGACCATGGCGGAAGATGATAAAGACAGACCCGGGTTTTTAATCAAAACTTGTTTCCAAGCTTATCCACTTTCCCAGCTCTCCTGGTGCCTCCCAGCAGCTCTTCCCTGGCCCCTTATCTGTACTGTTGCCTGAATGTTTGCAGAAACTGCTTGCTCCCTCAATACTTCATTTGTCTTCTTTTCCAGGAGCCAAGCTCTGCTCTCTCCAAAGTGAGAATGTGTTTTCATCCCCACCCCCTTCCAGAATGTCCATCTCAAACTCTCCCCACCCAAACACACCCAGGCTATGGTACGCGTCCTATGGACTAAGGACAAAGGTGCTAGAAAGATGAATGTGTGAGTGACTTCTACATATAAGAGCATGAAAGAAATGATAGAAAGGATATAGAGAAAAAGGAACACTTGCACATTGTTGATAGATGTATATTAGTACAATCATTACAGAAAATAGCATTGcgtttcctcaaaaaattaaaaacagagctATCAGCGGCCAGAATTCAAGCTGCCAGTGGCATGGTAGGTTatgtcactgcttgagatgcaggcaccccatatcagagcgccagttcaagtccaggcggctcctcttctgatccagcttctggttAAGCTCACCCTGGGatgcatcagatgatggctcaagtgctcaggtccctgccaaccatgtgggggacctgaatggagttcctggctctcggctttggcctggcccagccctggctgttgtggccatttgggaagtgaaccagcagacagaagatctctctctcccccaacctctctctctctccttccccctctctcattctttcttcctcttcctctcactctgacaatctgcctttcaaataaatcccttTCTTCAATCCCAAAAAATGTCCGGTGtatatccaaaggaaaagaaatcagtatgttgaagagatGCCTGCACTCCCacgttcactgcagcattatttgcaatagccaagatatggttACAACCTATGTGTTGGATCCATGAATAAGAATGTGGTATATCACACAAAGcatcaaaagaagaaaatcccaCCCTTGGCAAAAATGGGTGATCCTGGAGGCGACTATcttaagggaaataagccagtgacaaaaaaacaaatactgcatgagTGCACTCATATATGGACTCTTAAAAAGCCAAGTtccggggccggtgccgtggctcacttggttaatcctctgcctgtggcgcccgcatcccatatgggcaccgggttctagtcccgattgctcctcttccagtccagctctctgctgtggcccgggagggcagtggaggagggcccaagtccttgggccctgcaccccatgggagaccaggaggaagctcctggctcctggcttcggatcggcgcagctccagctgtggcggccatttggggagtgaaccaatggagggaagacctttctctctgtctctctctcactgtctataactctacctgtcaaataaataaataaaaagccaagTTCCTAAAGCAGAGAGcggaatggtggttgccaggggctcgGACAGGAGAAAGCGGGAGAGGCTGGTCAAACGGTACCTGCCTCCCGTCAGGAAATGAGTGAGTTCTGGGAGTTAATGGATGGCATACCTGAAGCTGGGCAATTTGTGAAGACGAGAAGTTTATTCCTCATAATTCTGGAGACTACACCGTCTGGGATAAAGGTTGGTGAGCACCACACCTCTTTGCCTCCAAGAAGGCGCCCCCTCCAGAGGAAATGCTGGGAACTCAGTCATGGGAGGCGCGGTGGACACAGGGGCCCCTCCCCCTTCACGCCCTCTCATACGTGCTTATCCCACTCAACTGTGAGCCGGCACatgaacgatctctctctctctctgtctccatccctctcttctactctgcctctcaaataaataaacaagccttTTGTAAAGTGGTAGATATGAGAAGCTACAGATGTGTTAATTAACTCAATGGTAGTTCTAATTTTACAATATATGCATACTTTAAATTGTCACACTGTAcaccttaaatatataaaatttttgttaattacaccttaaaaattgtaaagatttttttgggGAGAATACAGGAGGTAATGGATACAGAACACCTCTCCTATATACCTCAGCTTCCATGGGGGTTTGGCTCCAAGATGCCCCCCATCCACAGATACCAAAATCTAGTTGCTTAAGTTCTTTATATGAACGGCACAGTATTTACATAAAACCTAcactcactcccacccccaccccatactGTCAGCCTTTCGTACCTGTGGGTTCCTTTAGGCATGAATTCAACCAACTGTGGACCaaatatatttgggaaaaaaatcacatctgcactgaacatgtacaggctatttttcctttctattatGCATATAAAAATctgtataacaactatttacatagcatttgcattgCATTCAGTATCGTCAGGAATCCAGAGATGACTTCAAGTACGTGAGAAAAGGTAGATAGGGTGCACACAGTCACCAGGCCATTTAATGTCAGAGACTTCACTATCAGAAGATTTCCATGTCCATGAGAGTCTTAGACCAGTCTCCCACAAGTGCCAAGGGCAGCTATGCTTTTAATCATCcatagattatttataatacctaatacaaagtAAATACTATGTAAGTAGTGGTGatactgcattgtttagggaatgacaagaaaaaagtccaTACGTATTCAGTACACATGCTATTttgtgaatattcttttttaagatttatttatttatttgaaagtcagagttatacagagagaggagaggcagagagagagagcagtccgccatccgatggttcactccccaattggctgcaacgactggagctgcggcaatccgaagccaggagccaggagctccttccgggtctcccatgcaggtgcaggggcccaaggactggaatCATCCTcgactactatcccaggccacagcagagagctggattggaagaggagcagctgggactagaactagcgcccatatgggatgccggcacttcaggccagggctttaacccactgtgccacagcgccggccccttgtgaatatttttgatccacaGATGATTTAATGTATAGATGTAGAACCCTTGGATGCATAACAGCCAACTGTACTTCCAGACCTAGACATTTCCTTCTCGAGTGTGATTGGGTACActaagagacagacacagacttCAGCCAAACAGGTTTTACTAAAGCTCAGAAATCTACAGAGGTCAGACTCAAGACAGATTTATCTTCTGTTTTGTGGCCTTGGACTTCAAAGCACACATTCAGTGCCACGGTAAGTTTGGCTTCTCCTTGGCCTTCACGCAGCACAGTTTTCCACTCACACAGAAAACATAGAACTTCTCGGTCTTGGAGCATTTGTCACGGCAGTTGCCATGAAGATTCCAACATTTTTCAGTGCTGCCtaatagaaagataaaaagagGGGAACTGTTATCACTCATGAGCGTAAACAGGTACCAGATTGAGAGAATCAGCAGAGCCAGACAGGAAGGGggctttcatttttaatattcatttatttatttgaaagtcagagctacagagaaggacagggagaggcagagagagggaggaagatcttccatctgctggttcactccccaaatggccacaacagcccaggctgggccaggccaaagccaggatccaggtgcttcttctgggtctcccatgtgggtatagagaggcccaaggacttaaaccatcttcttctattttcccaggtgcattagcagggagctggattggaagtggagtagctgggacacaaactggggcccatatgggagccagcactgcaggcagtggctttacccactaggccgcattgccaggcctggggtgggggtgggagaagctGTTTAAGAAAGCAGAGTCACCCTAGATAGGTAGGATGGTAAATATAATCTCACAACTACCCCAACCCAAATCCAGCTACCCCAACCCAAATCCAGCCCTCCATGAATGTCCCCTCACAGAGAGTCAGAGGACCACAGTGGTTAACATCATGGACTCTTGGAACATACAGACTTGGATTGGGAATCTGCCTCACAGGCCAACTGGAAGAACTTGTACAGGTTACTTCTCTCACTGCACcaatttcctcttttccaaaaAGAAGATAAAACACCTGCCTCAGAACAGCGCCTgtctccagtcctggctccacttccattccagcttcctgctaatgcacacgtgGGATGCAGCAAGTGATTGCGCAAGAGCGTGagtatctgccacccatgtgggagacctggactgaactcctggctcctggcctccgcctgctccagccctggctgattcaggtatctggggaatgaactagcagatgagacaCCGATCTCTCgctcaatccctctctctctctcaatctctctctctctcaatctctctctctctctctctctccccactgcccttctttctcaggctttcaaataaaatcaaaataaattaaaaattttttaaagatttatttattttgatgtttattttgatgcaaaaaatttaattcatgcatagcttcaaaatagacattttccataaactttttgataaTCTCTCATACACTTAgacttcaattttttgcaccaagacaaACCTATCTTTTATTTAgattttgccatgaactttttgatgtgcccTCATGGTACAAACTACattcaataaaaatagaaatagaaaaatatttgaaaacacaaactgaaagaGCATATAGCATACAGGACAATATTGACACACTGCAAGATAGAGTCTAGCATAATTATCAAacattacaaagaaagaaaaaaatgcttcgGGTACCCAAGCCACAGACAAAAAAAGTAAGTGATATAAGGGGAAGAAAATTAGACCACACTTAAGATTCTTTGGCAACAGTACTTTATGCCAGGGGGGAAAAATGGTGTCATGGATTCAAGCtacttaaggaaagaaaaaaacaagtaaacaatGTTATATATAGCAAAACTGACTTCCAAGTACAAAGAGCAAAAACAAATTCATATCAACATACTGAAGCCTGGGAAACAGTGTTCCCATGTGCTTTTCCTAAGGAAAGAGCTTTAGACAAACAAATGAGAGGGGCATTGAGAGAggaataaacattaaatataaaattacttgTAGAAGGACTAAAATtaaacagacttttaaaaaaaaagagagtaggGTATGTAATAAAGAATTCATATGCCCTGAAAAAATAGATACAGTGCAATATAAACGTGAGAGCATAATGGCGAGAGCAAATGcagaaattttaatttgtttaagttATCATGCTATTGTGGTAATACTGGTATTATTACACTGACATACCGTATATGGAATGAGAGACAAGTCAAATGAGTGACTTAACTATATCCTGTAGCCTTGAGAACCAGAATTCTCAGTGTAAGGGGAAAAACATTGATGTCATAGAGAAGACTGGTTCTGAATTTGAGTtctgaattggaattggaagtACTAGTATGAACTCATGGGTACTTTACTTTTAGATGGATAGGGGAGGCAGGTTTTTCCATCTCTGGTCACTGAAAAAGCTTAGAACAATGACTAATGTATAGAAATCAGTATTCCTAGCATCCACATTATAGGTTTAAAATTTCATCTcccaccaaaataaaataaaccaaggcTTCTTGGAAATACGGCTGATTCCAGTTCTTGGGCAGACAACTATAAAACAAATTTGAGACATTCTGTCATACCAGATACTAAGGAAAATACCAAAGATGCGTGGGAGTATACCAAAAAGATTCATGAGTCAAATTAAAAAGGTCAAGAATTGAACAATTTATATATCAACAGGGATACTCATTGCAGTACACTGAACTCATGGCTTAGAACCAggcattcaaaataatatttaggAGAAAATCAATCACTCAACCTCAGAGGTTGATAGAAAACTAACGCATTAGCTTAAAACTCATAAACAAAGATAGAGTCAAGTATTTATCCCACCTTTCTTCTCTAAACCCTAAACCCCAAGGTAACCAAAGAGGAGACTTTGACAGCAGTTTAGCTAATAAACAAATGCTCTTCCCACCGCACCTGCACGGCTCAGTCCCTCACTTCCTACAAGTCTTTGTTCAAATGTCACTTTCTCTTTGGGGCATTCCCTTAACACCCCTTTTTAAACTGAAAACAGCTCCTCTGATACTTGCCGCCTCCTTTCCTGTTTAATCTACTCATTGCCTCCCCCAACAGAATTGTGAGCTCCAAGAGGAAGGGGATTCTGTTTGGTTCGTCCGTTGGTTGCTTCACTGCTCTCTCTCCAGCAACTATCACAGTGACTGGCACATGAGATCTACTcaatagtatttgttgaatgagtgaactACCTAATTAAGAATGACATATAAACTGTCCCTAAATCCAACTGCCATCAGGGGAATAAGGGGATGGGTGTGGGGTGAAAGTAGATACACTGAAAGACCAAACTTTTATCCAAACCAGAATGAACGCGTCTACGAGGCTGTTTTAAATCAGGTGAGATGAATACAGCTGTCTGCTGAGTTTATGTCCAGCCCCTCTTCCCTTTCCAACTCCTGACTTCCCCAATAGCACGATGGAGATTGCTAGAAACATTCACACCAAAATTTCAGTGTGTCCAGTGTAGATCGCTCAACCTAATTTATTATTTCACATGGAGAAATGAGTGAATTTCAATTCGGTGGAGCCAAGTTTTTCTGGGGGCATTAGAAAGCTAGCAAATGGCAGGGCAGGATCTAACTCAAGATCTGGGAGCTCTTCCCTGTTGCCCTAGTCAAACTGGCATTTCACATGCCACCTGTCAGCCCATCCTCCCACATGCCCTGAGGGACCCTGACCAAGACCCGTTCTccacctcctgctcctccccGGCAGCAGCCTAGGTTACCTGGAATGCCCTGGGACAGGAGCAGCAGCATGGTCAAAGTTAGCCAAAGAATCTTCATGACTTCAGTGAGCCCACAGAGCTGTCTCAGTTCTGGTG is a window encoding:
- the LOC133768169 gene encoding beta-defensin 123-like codes for the protein MKILWLTLTMLLLLSQGIPGSTEKCWNLHGNCRDKCSKTEKFYVFCVSGKLCCVKAKEKPNLPWH